In the Armatimonadota bacterium genome, CCCGGTTGTCGAACCAGCCAGGCCACGTGGGCTGCAGGGCCAGCAAGAAGACCGGGTCCGGCACGAACGAGAACGCCGTGCTGAAGACGTCCCACAGCTCGGGCCGGGCGCGGCGCTGCACGAGGGTCGCCCAGTCGACGACCTGGAGGTCGACGGTGAACCCCGCCTGCTCCAGCATCGGCTTGACCACCTGGGCTGCTGTGCCGTAGGCGACGTACTCCATGGTGGTGATCCAGCGCACGGGCTCGCCGCGGTAGCCGGCTTCCGCCAGGAGCTGTCGGGCGCGGGCCGGGTTCTTCTGGTTGAAGAACTCCTTGCCCGCGTCGGTCCACATGTAGTGTTCCTTGGGCATCAGGCCCGGGTCGAGCCGCCAGAAGCGTCGGTTGCCGTAGGCCGCGCGCATCACCGCCTCGTGGTCCAGGGCCGCCTGGAACGCCTGCCGGATCTTGGTGTTGGCCATCAGGCCCTGGCGGTTGTTGAACACGGCGGTCAGCCAGTTGGGGACCTCGGTGACGAACGGCACCAGGTCGCGGTCGGCCCGCAGCCGGTCGTACTCGTCCGAAGGAATCGTCTCGGCGAAGTGGTACTCGCCGCGCTTGACGCCCGCGATGCGCACGGCGGCATCGGGCACCGGGATGACGTAGATCGAGTCGGCGTAGGCGGACTTGCGGCCCGTGGCGCCGTCGGGCTCCTCGGTGCGGGCCTGGTAGCCCTCGAACCGGTCGAGCCGGATGTGGCGGTCGGGCAGGTGCTCGACGAACCGGTAGGGCCCGGTGCTGATGAAGCGGCGCACCTGGCCCGTTCCCGCTTCGTCGATCACCTCTTTGGGGAAGATCACCGCCGACTGCCCGGGCAGCGCGAGGTCCACCAGCAGCAGGCCGTAGGGCTCCCGCAGTTTCATGACCACCGTGAGCGGATCGGCTGCGGTCACCGAGACGACGTTGGCGAACAGCGCCCTGCCCCGGGTGGCGATGCGGCCCCAGCGCTGGAGCGAGGCCACCACGTCGTCAGCGGTCAGGTCCTTGCCGTTGTGGAACTTGATGCCCCGCCGCAGGGTGAAGGTGTAGGTCAGGCGGTCGCCGCTCGTGGTCCACTTCTCCACCAGCATCGGCTTGGGCTCGAACTTGCTGTTGAGGGCGAACAGTCCCTCGTTGACGTGGTGCATGATGTGGCCGGTGATGGCGGCCGTGGTCCAGTGCTGGTCCAGCGTGGGTGGCTCGCCGATGTGCGCGATGCGCAGCACGCCGCCCCGGCGGGGCGTCGGTTGTTGCGCCGCCACAGGCAGCGTGGTCAGCACCAGCGCCAGCCCGACGAGCAGGGGCCAGAGACGGCCGGTCAGGGGTGGTCGTATCCTGTCCTTTCTCATCTCGTCTCTCATCTCGTCCCTCCGCCGCGAAGCGAGTGCACTGCGAAGTCGGCGCGCCCGTGCTCGCTATTTCAGCATGTGGGATGCGTCTCCCTCTCGCTGTGCACGCCACCTGCCATCGTGCGGGCTCGGCCGTGCCCGCGCCCCACGAGTCCGAGGCGACGCGCGCTCACCCCCGCCAGGCCCGGATCGTGGCGCCGCCGTCGACGATGAGGGTCTGTCCCGTGATGAAGCCCGCGGCCGGGCTCGCCAGGAACGCTACCGCAGCGGCCACCTCGGCCGCGGTGCCCATGCGGCCCAGGGGGATGACCTCGATCAGGCGCCGGCGCTGCTCTTCGGGCAGGGTGGCGACGATCCCGGCGTCGATGGCGCCCGGCGCCACCGTGTTGACCGTGATGCCAAAGGGGGCGAGCTCCAGCGCGAGGGCCTCGGTCAGGCCGATCAGCCCGGCTTTGGCCGCGGAGTAGTTGGCCTGCCCCGGGCTGCCCACGACGCCGGCGATGGACGCCACGTTGATGATGCGGCCGCCGCCTGCGGCGCGCAGGTGCGGCACCGCGTGCCGGCAGACCCGCACGGCGCCCGAGAGGTTGACGTCCAGGACGGCCTGCCAGTCGTCGGGGCTCATGCGCAGGGCCAGGGCGTCGCGGATGATGCCGGCGTTGTTGACGACGATGGTGAGGCGACCCCACCGCTCCACGGTGGTGCTGACCACCCGGGCGACGTCGGCGTCGACGGCGACGTCACCCTGCAGGGCCACCACCGGCGCCACACCCGCCAGCTCCGCGACGACCGCGTCGGCGCCCGCGGCGTTGCTGCGGTAGGTGAAGGCCACGGCCGCCCCGGCGCGTGCCAGCGCGCCGACGATCGCCCGGCCGATCCCCGACGATCCGCCCGTGACCAGGGCGACGTGTGATGCAAGGTCCATCGCGGTGGTCGACTCCCGACGTCGTGTCACCCGTCGCGGTGGCTGCCCGCCAGTTCGCCGTCGGCCCAGCGAGCGGCGTCCGCACCGGGATGCGGGCCGTGTGTCCGGACCGGCGGACGACGACCGTGGTTACCACCAGGGGCGCGAGGGGCGGCAACCGCGTGCCCCTGGCCGGTGCTGCCGGTCCGGCCCTGGCGGAGATTCCGAGATTCCAAACGAGCCCGGACGAAGATACTAGACGCGCCGGGCGATCGCCTGCAGCCAGATGCGTGGGACGGACTGCAGACCCAGCTCGCGGAACGCCTGGCGCACGCCCACCTTCAGCGCCTCGGCTCCGAGGTCCAGCGGGACGCCCGGCAGCGCCCCCTCGATGAACAGGGAGAACTCGCTGATGTCTTCCCAGGCCTGGCAGGTGAGTCGCTTCTCCTGGAAGGCGATCTCGGTCTCGCCGAACCCGTGGGCCGCCAGCAGCGCGCGGTACTCGTCGGGTGACAGCCACTGCATCGCCGTCGCCTTCACGCCCCGGGCCACCGTGTGCCCCTGCTCCTTCAGCCACCGCACCGCGCGCAGCACCCACAGCTTGTAGAAGCGGTAGGTCTCCGCCGGGTAGGCGCCCTCGAAGAACGAGGTGTTGAAGGCGAACACCCCGCCGGGGCGGACGATCTTGCTCACGGCCCCTACGACCTGCGCTTTGTCCGGCACCAGGTGGATGGCGTTGCAGAAGACCACCGTGTCCACCTGTGGCACCAGGCTGGCGATGCGCTCGGCCGTCCCCTGGATGAACCTGACGATCGCCGACTGGATGCGCTGGGCGGCCAGCCGTAACGCGGAGGCCGAGGGGTCGACGGCGTACACGCGTCCTGCCGGCGGGGTGCCCATGTGGCGCAGGATGATCTCGGTGACCGCCCCGGGCCCGCAGCCCAGGTCGACGACGTCGCTGCCCGGGCGGATGCGCGCGCGGGCCACCAGCCACTCGTTCACTTCGCGGAAGAACGGATGCGCCGCGAACTTGGCGAAGGAGAAACGGTCGCCCTCGTCGCCGTTGGGCGCGGCGCGGGAGATCTCGTGGCCGGTCTGGGTCTCCATGTGCCCACGAGTATACACCACCGGGGCGCGTCGCACCTGCCCGGACCAGGGCATCCCCGCCGCCGGGCCGACGCCGTCGGCGCCCCGTGCCGCCGGCGGCGAAAAACTACCGATACTTGACGACGATCCCTGTGAACTCTCGCCCGGCTCCTGCGCTCACGGCGGGCGCTGCCAAAAACGAAAGGCTATCGGTACTTGACCGACACCACCTTGGGCTGCAGGAAGAACCCGAGGTAGTCGGGGCCGCCCGCCTTGGCGTCAGTGCCGCTCATGTTGAACCCGCCGAACGGATGCACGCCCACCAGCGCGCCGGTGCACTTGCGGTTCAGGTAGAGGTTGCCGCAGTGGAACTCGCGCCGGGCGAGCGCCAGGTGCATGGGGTCGCGCGAGAAGACCGCGCCGGTGAGGCCGTACTCGGTGCCGTTGGCGATCTCCAGCGCATGGGCGAAGTCGCGGGCACGGATCACCGCCACCACCGGGCCGAAGATCTCCTCCTGGGCGATGCGCGCGTCGGGTGCCACGTCGGCGAAGACCGTGGGCTGGATGAAGAACCCGTCGCCGTCGGCGGGCTCGCCCCCGGCCGCCAGCTGACCTTCGCGCCGGCCGATCGCGATGTAGTCCAGAATGGTGTGCATCGCGCGCGCGTTGATGACCGGGCCCACTGGGAAGTTGTCGCGCGCCGGGCCCACGCGCAGGTCGCGGACCCTGGCCACGAAGGCGTCGAGCACGTCGCGGTAGCGGCCGTCGACCACCACCAGGCGGGAGCCGGCCGAGCACTTCTGGCCCTGGAAGCCGTACCCCGAGACGACCGCCGCCGCCACGGCCTCGTCCAGGTCGGCGCTCTCGTCGACGATCACGGCGTTCTTCCCGCCCATCTCGGCGATGACCCGCTTGAGCCAGATCTGCCCGGGGACCACCCGCGCCGCCTGCTCGTAGAGCCGGATGCCGACCTCCTTGGAGCCGGTGAACGCGACCATGCGCACCCGGGGGTGCGCCACCAGCGGGTCGCCCACCGCGCTGCCGGGGCCGGTCACGATGTTGAGCACGCCGGGGGGTAGGCCGGCGGCGTCCAGCACCTCGTGGAGGACGTAGGCGTTGGCGGGCGAGTCGCTGCTGGGCTTGAGCACCACGGTGTTGCCGGCCGCGATGGCGGCGACGGCCATGCCCGCCGGGATCGCCAGGGGGAAGTTCCACGGAGGGATGACCGCCACGACGCCGAGCGGCAGGTAGACGTACTCGCTGAACTCCTGCGGGTGTGTGCCCAGGGGCTGGCCGCGGGCGTAGCGCAGGGCTTCGCGCGCGTAGTACTCCATGAAGTCGATGGCCTCGGCGACGTCGGCGTCGGCCTCCGCCCAGTTCTTCCCCACCTCGAAGACCTGCCAGGCGGCCGCCCAGAACTTGCGCCGCCGCAGGATCTCCGCGGCCCGCAGCAGGATCGCGGCGCGCTCCTCGGCCGGCACCCGGCCCCACGTCTGGAAGGCCCGCTCGGCGACCTCCACGGCCGTCTGGACCTCGCTGGCGGTGGCCTGCTGGCAGAGGGCCACCGCCTGGGTCTTGTACGACGGGTTCCACGACGTGAACTTGTCGTCGGTGCGCACGCGGCGCTCGCCGATGATCAGCGGGAACTCGCGGCCCAGCTCGCGCTCGACGGCGGCCAGCGCCTCTTCCATCGCGCGCCGGGACGGCTCCAGGGTGAAGTCAGTGGGGGGCTCGTTGCGGAACTCGGGTAGCGCCATGGTCCACCTCGCACGGGGAGTCCACGGCCATTATAGCGGGCGCCACGGCGTCGGGGCTCGCCGAAGTGCGCCAGCGCGCGCCCGTGAGCCACGCCAGTACGGCAGGCGCCAGGCATCGGCGCAGCGCAGCGATGGTGGGAGGGGCGGGGGCGGTGCGCCGTCCGCCGGCGATCAACGTGCGCCGTGCCACCCGTCAGACGGGCGTTCGAGCACCCCAAACGCCGCCCGGCCTGCTGCTGGCGGGGTACGCCGCGGAGTAGCCCAGCGAGGGTTCAGCGGCGCGTCAGGCGCGGGTCCAGGGCGTCGCGCAGCCAGTCGCCCACCAGGTTGATGCCGACCACCAGCAGCATGAGCGCCAGGCCGGGGAGGATCGACGGCCACCAGGCCCCGGAGAAGAGGTACTTGTAGCCGCCGTCGATCAGCAGGCCGAGCGACGGCGTTGTCAGCGGCACGCCGAGGCCGAGGAACGACAGCGTGGCCTCCGTGACGATCACCCGCGGGAGGGCGACCGAGACCAGGACGATGACGGGAGTCAGCACGTTGGGCAGGATGTGGCGGACCATGATGCGGTGATCGAGGGCGCCCAGCGCCCGTGCCGCCTCGACGAACTCCTTCTCGCGGACGGCCAGCGTGCTCCCCCGCACGGTGCGGGCGAACTCCGCCCACCCGATGACGCCCACCACGACGATGAGCTTGCCCAGCCCGCGGCCCCAGATCGCGGCCGCGGCCAGGGCCACCAGCAGGAAGGGCAGCGAGAGCTGCATGTCGGCGGCACGCATCAGGACGGCGTCGAGACGCCCGCGGTAGTAACCGGCGACCACCCCCGCCGCGACCCCCAGGGCCACCGAGATGGCGATGGAGCCCAGGCCGAAGGTCACGGACACGCGCAGGCCGTAGAGGATGTTGCTGAGCAGGTCGCGGCCCACCGCGTCCGTGCCCAGCGGGTGCGGCCCGACCCACCATGACGGCGGCTGCAGGCGCCGGCTGAGGTCCTGCGCCTGGGGATCCCACGGCGCGAGCAACGGCGCCAGCGCTGCCAGCGCCGCCATCGCCCCAAGCAGCGCGACGCCGGCCAGGGCCGTGGGGCTGGTGCGCAGCGCCCGCCACGCCCAGTGGGCCCGCCCCGCGACCCGCTGGCCCGCAACCGTCTGTGCCGCCTGCTGGCTCAAAAGACGCGCCATGGTCACTCGTACCTGATGCGCGGGTCGATGAGGGCGTAGAGCAGGTCCACGGTCAGGTTGATGACGACGAAGAGGGCGGCGGTGACGATGGCGTAGGCGACCACCACCGGGTAGTCGAGGCGCTCGATGGAGATCAGCAGCAGGCGCCCCATGCCGGGCCAGGCGAAGATACGCTCGGTGACCACCGCGAACGCCACCAGCCCGCCCATCTGGATGCCGCCGATGGTGACGAAGGGGATCAAGGTGTTCTTCAGCGCGTGGCGGTAGATCACCAGCCGCTCGAAGAGACCCTTGGCCCGCGCGGTCCGGATGTAGTCCTGGCCCAGCACGTCCAGCATGCCCGCCCGGATCAGGCGCACGAACAGGGCGACGCGGTAGAACGCCAGGGTCGCCACCGGCAGGACCAGGTGTTCCCAGCCGCCGCGGCCCGACGACGGCAGCCAGCCCAGCGAGACCACGAAGAGCGCGATGAGCACGATGCCGATCCAGAAGGTCGGCGCCGAGATGCCCACCAGCGAGCCCACCAGGATCACCCGGTCGAGCCACGTCCCGGGACGGGTGGCGGCCAGCACGCCCAGCGGGATGGCCACGACCGTGGAGATGGCCATGGTCCAGACCACGAGCTCCAGCGAGGCCGGCAACCGCTCCAGGACCAGCCGGATGGCCGGCTCCCGGAAGTAGAAGGACTCGCCCAGATCGCCGCGCACCGCGCTGGTCAGGAACTTCACGTACTGGACGTACCACGGCCGGTCGAGGCCGAGCTGCCGGCGCATCGCCTCGACCTGGGCCAGGTCGGAGGCCGGCGGCAGCAGCAGCTCGATGGGATCGCCGGTGAGGACCAGGAGGAGGAAGACCACCAGGGAGATGATGAGGAAGACCCCGAGCATCTGCAGGAAGCGATGCGCGAGGTACCGGGTCATAGGCTGGCTGTGGGGGGCCACCGGGCGGGGGCGGCCTGCCGCCCCCGCCCGGCGTACGGGACTACCGGAACGTGATCTCGTGGGCCAGGATCGACTCGTCGACGCGGACGGGCATCGTGATGTTCTCCTTCACCGCGCGGATCAGCTCCTCGAAGTAGAGCGGGATCTTCCCCACGTCCTGTCGGTTCAGCTCGGCCGCCTTGTAGAACGCCTCCAGGCGCTTCTTCTCGTCCATCTCGGTGCGCATGATGTCGATCAAGCGGTTCAGCTCGGGGTTGCAGTAGCGGCCGTAGTTGGCGCGGCCGTAGCCCGTCTTGGGGTCCACGCACCCCAGCAGCGCTGCCCAGTTGGTGCTGGAGATCAACGTCAGCCACCCGCTCATCTGGAACGAGGTATCGAAGGCGCGCATCTTGGGGAAGTAGATGGCCCGGGGCATGCCGTTCAGCTGGGCGTCGATGCCCACGCGCTTGAGCATGCCCACCACCGCCAGCCCTACCTCCCGGTCGTTCACGTAGCGGTCGGTGGTGACGTCCAGGCGCACCGTGAAGCCGTTGGGGTACCCGGCCTCGGCCAGCAGGCGCTTGGCCCGCGACGGGTCGTAGATGGGCCGGCGCACCTTGGGGTTGTACCCGTACATGAAGGGCGGCAGGATCTGCTCGGCCGGCGCCGCGGCGCCCTGCATCACCTGCTCGACGATCTCCTTGCTGTTGATGGCGTGGTAGATCGCCTGCCGCACCCGCACGTCCTTGAACGGGTTGGGCTGGCCCGCCGGCAGGCCGGGGCTGAACTGCGGATGCGGGCCGCCGCGGTCCCGGTGGGTGTCCATGGCGATGAAGATCAACCGCGGCCCCTGTTTGCGCAGCACCTTGAACCCGCGGGTGCGGGCGATGCGCGGGATGTCGGGGATCGGCGGGCTCTCGATGACGTCCACTTCGCCCGCCAGGAGGGCTGCCACCCGGGTGGCGCCCTCGGGGATGGGCCGGATGGTGACCCGGGTCGCCTGCGGCTTGGGGCCCCAGTACGTGGGGTTGGCCTCGAGCACGATGCGGTCGTCCCGGATCCACTCGACGAACCGGTAGGGGCCCGTGCCCACGGGGCGCTTGGCCACGCCGTCGTCGCCCACCTCGCGGGTGTACCGCGGCGGGTACATGAAGACGTTGTTGGCTAGGTTCGCCACCAGGTCGGGCGACGGTTCCGTGGTGACCAAGCGCAGGGTCAGATTGTCGACGACCCGCACCTCTTTGATCAGGCTCACGTAGGCCTTGAGCAGCGACTTGGGATGGTCGCGCGCGCGCTCGATGCTGAACTTGGCGGCTTCGGCGTTGAAGGGCTCCCCGTTGTGGAAGCGGACGTTGGGGCGCAGCTTGAACTCCCAGGTCAGGGCGTCCAGCGCGCGCCACTGGGTGGCCAGCACCGGCACCAGTTTGGCGTCGGGGTCGTTGTCCACCAGCGGCTCCAGCACGTGGCGCTGGATGCTGAAGGTGGTGCTGATGGCGCTCATGACCGCGTCCATCGTCTCCGCATCGCCCGAGGTGGCGACGACCACCGGGCGCCCCTGGGCGTAGTTGACGGGGGTGATGGCGGCCACCAGGGCCAGCGTCACCGCGACGGCGATCGTGGCTGGAGC is a window encoding:
- a CDS encoding ABC transporter substrate-binding protein — translated: MRDEMRKDRIRPPLTGRLWPLLVGLALVLTTLPVAAQQPTPRRGGVLRIAHIGEPPTLDQHWTTAAITGHIMHHVNEGLFALNSKFEPKPMLVEKWTTSGDRLTYTFTLRRGIKFHNGKDLTADDVVASLQRWGRIATRGRALFANVVSVTAADPLTVVMKLREPYGLLLVDLALPGQSAVIFPKEVIDEAGTGQVRRFISTGPYRFVEHLPDRHIRLDRFEGYQARTEEPDGATGRKSAYADSIYVIPVPDAAVRIAGVKRGEYHFAETIPSDEYDRLRADRDLVPFVTEVPNWLTAVFNNRQGLMANTKIRQAFQAALDHEAVMRAAYGNRRFWRLDPGLMPKEHYMWTDAGKEFFNQKNPARARQLLAEAGYRGEPVRWITTMEYVAYGTAAQVVKPMLEQAGFTVDLQVVDWATLVQRRARPELWDVFSTAFSFVPDPVFLLALQPTWPGWFDNRDLNAMMTLLRRHADPKVRKEIWARAQKLWYEQAGSIKFGDYFLLHLHRRELKGYVNLPTHVWWNAWLER
- a CDS encoding SDR family NAD(P)-dependent oxidoreductase, with the translated sequence MDLASHVALVTGGSSGIGRAIVGALARAGAAVAFTYRSNAAGADAVVAELAGVAPVVALQGDVAVDADVARVVSTTVERWGRLTIVVNNAGIIRDALALRMSPDDWQAVLDVNLSGAVRVCRHAVPHLRAAGGGRIINVASIAGVVGSPGQANYSAAKAGLIGLTEALALELAPFGITVNTVAPGAIDAGIVATLPEEQRRRLIEVIPLGRMGTAAEVAAAVAFLASPAAGFITGQTLIVDGGATIRAWRG
- a CDS encoding class I SAM-dependent methyltransferase; translation: METQTGHEISRAAPNGDEGDRFSFAKFAAHPFFREVNEWLVARARIRPGSDVVDLGCGPGAVTEIILRHMGTPPAGRVYAVDPSASALRLAAQRIQSAIVRFIQGTAERIASLVPQVDTVVFCNAIHLVPDKAQVVGAVSKIVRPGGVFAFNTSFFEGAYPAETYRFYKLWVLRAVRWLKEQGHTVARGVKATAMQWLSPDEYRALLAAHGFGETEIAFQEKRLTCQAWEDISEFSLFIEGALPGVPLDLGAEALKVGVRQAFRELGLQSVPRIWLQAIARRV
- the pruA gene encoding L-glutamate gamma-semialdehyde dehydrogenase codes for the protein MALPEFRNEPPTDFTLEPSRRAMEEALAAVERELGREFPLIIGERRVRTDDKFTSWNPSYKTQAVALCQQATASEVQTAVEVAERAFQTWGRVPAEERAAILLRAAEILRRRKFWAAAWQVFEVGKNWAEADADVAEAIDFMEYYAREALRYARGQPLGTHPQEFSEYVYLPLGVVAVIPPWNFPLAIPAGMAVAAIAAGNTVVLKPSSDSPANAYVLHEVLDAAGLPPGVLNIVTGPGSAVGDPLVAHPRVRMVAFTGSKEVGIRLYEQAARVVPGQIWLKRVIAEMGGKNAVIVDESADLDEAVAAAVVSGYGFQGQKCSAGSRLVVVDGRYRDVLDAFVARVRDLRVGPARDNFPVGPVINARAMHTILDYIAIGRREGQLAAGGEPADGDGFFIQPTVFADVAPDARIAQEEIFGPVVAVIRARDFAHALEIANGTEYGLTGAVFSRDPMHLALARREFHCGNLYLNRKCTGALVGVHPFGGFNMSGTDAKAGGPDYLGFFLQPKVVSVKYR
- a CDS encoding ABC transporter permease, translating into MARLLSQQAAQTVAGQRVAGRAHWAWRALRTSPTALAGVALLGAMAALAALAPLLAPWDPQAQDLSRRLQPPSWWVGPHPLGTDAVGRDLLSNILYGLRVSVTFGLGSIAISVALGVAAGVVAGYYRGRLDAVLMRAADMQLSLPFLLVALAAAAIWGRGLGKLIVVVGVIGWAEFARTVRGSTLAVREKEFVEAARALGALDHRIMVRHILPNVLTPVIVLVSVALPRVIVTEATLSFLGLGVPLTTPSLGLLIDGGYKYLFSGAWWPSILPGLALMLLVVGINLVGDWLRDALDPRLTRR
- a CDS encoding ABC transporter permease, with translation MTRYLAHRFLQMLGVFLIISLVVFLLLVLTGDPIELLLPPASDLAQVEAMRRQLGLDRPWYVQYVKFLTSAVRGDLGESFYFREPAIRLVLERLPASLELVVWTMAISTVVAIPLGVLAATRPGTWLDRVILVGSLVGISAPTFWIGIVLIALFVVSLGWLPSSGRGGWEHLVLPVATLAFYRVALFVRLIRAGMLDVLGQDYIRTARAKGLFERLVIYRHALKNTLIPFVTIGGIQMGGLVAFAVVTERIFAWPGMGRLLLISIERLDYPVVVAYAIVTAALFVVINLTVDLLYALIDPRIRYE
- a CDS encoding ABC transporter substrate-binding protein, whose translation is MKALTAPATIAVAVTLALVAAITPVNYAQGRPVVVATSGDAETMDAVMSAISTTFSIQRHVLEPLVDNDPDAKLVPVLATQWRALDALTWEFKLRPNVRFHNGEPFNAEAAKFSIERARDHPKSLLKAYVSLIKEVRVVDNLTLRLVTTEPSPDLVANLANNVFMYPPRYTREVGDDGVAKRPVGTGPYRFVEWIRDDRIVLEANPTYWGPKPQATRVTIRPIPEGATRVAALLAGEVDVIESPPIPDIPRIARTRGFKVLRKQGPRLIFIAMDTHRDRGGPHPQFSPGLPAGQPNPFKDVRVRQAIYHAINSKEIVEQVMQGAAAPAEQILPPFMYGYNPKVRRPIYDPSRAKRLLAEAGYPNGFTVRLDVTTDRYVNDREVGLAVVGMLKRVGIDAQLNGMPRAIYFPKMRAFDTSFQMSGWLTLISSTNWAALLGCVDPKTGYGRANYGRYCNPELNRLIDIMRTEMDEKKRLEAFYKAAELNRQDVGKIPLYFEELIRAVKENITMPVRVDESILAHEITFR